The genomic DNA GGGGCGAGGACTTTATCAAGGTGAGGCCGACGTCATTATTTGTGACGGTTTTGTTGGAAACGTCGTCCTGAAGGTGAGCGAAGGGATGGCCTCGATGATGATGGAAAAAGTTGCCCATCAGGTTCTTGGGGCGTTGAACGGCGAAAAAACGACAGCCGAGCAAGCATTCGGCCGCGTCGGAAGAAGTTTTGAATACAACGAATATGGTGGAGCACCATTACTCGGCATTGATGGTGTTTGCATGATCAGCCACGGTTCGAGTGACGCACGATCAATTCGGAACGCACTCCACACCGCAATGACGTTCAAGAATAGAAACGTTAATCAACACATTGTTGAGGCTCTCGCAGCGCAAACAGCAGCGAGTTCGTGAGTCGATAAAAGTTATGGATGGCTGACAGGTTTGCCGACAAGGCAATGGTTGTCGTCTCAAATTGGAACGGAGTGATGAGCCGAATTGGATTTCTTTTCCCTGGTCAGGGAGCGCAACATGTTGGTATGGGCAAGCAACTCGTCGAGCAGTATCCCGCTGCGGACGCTTTGTTCGATCAAGCCAATGAAATCCTAGGGTATGACCTTCGTCGGCTTTGTTTTGAAGGTCCATCGGAAGAACTCGACTCAACTGTCATTAGCCAGCCCGCAATCTTTGTGACGAGCTTGGCGGCTTTGGAAAAACTTCGAACTGATGCTCCTGATGTTGTCTTAGGCTGTGAAATGGCTGCTGGCCTGAGCTTGGGCGAATACACAGCATTGGTTTTTTCTGGAGCTATGAGCTTCGAGGATGGGCTGAAAGTCGTTCAAAAGCGCGGTCAGGCGATGCAGGACGCTGCAGATGCGACCCCGTCAGGAATGGCAAGTGTGCTACTGCTCGACTTGCCAGAAGTTGAAAAAATTCGCGATGAGGCACAAGCTGCCGGTGTCGTCGAAATCGCAAACTATCTCTGCCCCGGAAACCTCGTTTTATCCGGCAGTAATCCCGCGATTGAAAAAGTTCTTGAGATTGCTGAGGCGGCCGAAGCCCGTGTGGTTCCGTTGGCTGTCGCAGGGGCGTTTCATACGAAAATCATGCAGCCGGCAGATGATCGGCTCCGGGATGCGTTATCGACTGTCGAGATGAAGGCTCCGGAAATTCCGGTCATCTCAAATGTCGATGCGAGCATTCATACAGATCCAGATGACCTGAAAGACGTACTTGTTCGTCAGGTCATTAGCCCGGTTCGCTGGGAAGATTCCATTCGTTCGATGTTGGATCAAGGAATCGATGAGTTTTATGAAATCGGTCCTGGTCGCGTTCTGGCCGGATTGTTAAAGCGAATTCAACGTAAAATTCCTTGTACTGTCATCAACGATTCGTAGGAGCTGTCTCGAGTCGCATTCAGTGCTCGTGATTCATTGAAGCTGGATTGATTTCTTCAAAAATGCTTGATGAACGAGTTAGAAAGACTTCTTGAGGCTCCAGAATAAGTACTCATGCAGGTCCGTCAGGACACGAGAAATCATTTAAATCCGGTTCCGAAGTGGGACCATTCGCATTGACGTTTACACACTGTTCAAAAGCCGCTATATCTTCATTCGCCCTGCAGAAATAATTTGCAGGCCATATGAAAATGGAGGCACCATAGACGGTGTCGATCATTCCAGAAGGAGCAAGACGTGGACGAAAAAGTAATTGCAATTGTGAGTGAACAATTGAGCGTTTCCGAGGATGAAATTACCAAAGAAAGTAATTTCATCGATGATCTTCAAGCTGATTCGCTCGATTTGGTCGAGTTGGGAATGAAGTTTGAAGAAGAATTTGGCGTAACCATCCCAGACGAGGATTACGAAACGCTCAAAACCGTTGGCGATGCCATCGATTATATCAAACAGCGGGAAAGCGCTTAAACTATGCTCAAGCGAGTTGTCGTCACAGGCTTGGGAGTCGTTACCTCACTCGGTTGCGAAGTCTCCGAGTTCTGGGATCAGATCTGTGCAGCCAAAAGTGGTGTGAGTACAATCCGCCGCTTCGACTGTTCCAATTTCAAGGTTAAGTTCGGGGGGGAAGTTCAAAACTTCAATCTCGTCGAACACATGGACTTGTTGGAGAAAGAGGTCCGTAGATTGGATCGTTTTGTCCAGTTTGGGATGGCAGCTGCGCAAAAAGCAATAAATGATGCCGGAATCGACTTCACAGCTGGCGATCCGTATACACACGGAGTTCTCGTCGGCAGTGGAATCGGTGGGCTTAACGAAATCGAACAACAACATTCCGTTTTGTTCGATCGTGGTCCAACTCGTGTGTCACCGTTGATGATTCCTAAGCTGATGGTGAACGCCGCCAGCGGGAACATCTCGGTACGGTGGAAGTTGAAGGGGCCAAACAGTGCTGTTGCAACTGCTTGTGCTTCAGCGACTAATGCGATTGGAGATGCTTACCGGCTCATTCAGCATGGACAAGCCAATGTGATGGTGACCGGTGGAAGTGAAGCTGCGTTGACCCCTATGGGGCTCTCCGGTTTCGCTCGCATGCAAGCTCTGTCGACTCGCAACGAAGACCCAGGATCTGCCAGTCGTCCGTTTGATCAGGGGCGAGATGGTTTCGTAATGGCTGAGGGAGCCGGGATCGCGATCCTGGAAGAATACGAACACGCCAAGGCTCGCGGTGCAAACATCATCGCAGAAGTGCTCGGCTACGGGATGTCCGCGGATGGCAGTCATATGACCGCTCCTGATCCCGAAGGTCGCGGAGCAGCCCGTGCAATGTCTGGTTCACTGAAAGATGCTGGGTTAAATCCCGATTCAATTCAGTATGTCAACGCTCATGGGACGAGTACTCCGTTGGGAGACAAAGCGGAAACTTACGCGATAAAATCTGTCTATGGCGATCATGCCCATAAGTTTGCGGTCTCCAGTACAAAAAGCCAGATGGGGCATTTACTGGGAGCTTCAGGCGGTGTGGAATTCGTGATTTCTGCTTTGGCAATTCGCGATCAAGTCGCTCCCCCGACGATCAACCTCGA from Thalassoglobus polymorphus includes the following:
- the fabD gene encoding ACP S-malonyltransferase, which encodes MSRIGFLFPGQGAQHVGMGKQLVEQYPAADALFDQANEILGYDLRRLCFEGPSEELDSTVISQPAIFVTSLAALEKLRTDAPDVVLGCEMAAGLSLGEYTALVFSGAMSFEDGLKVVQKRGQAMQDAADATPSGMASVLLLDLPEVEKIRDEAQAAGVVEIANYLCPGNLVLSGSNPAIEKVLEIAEAAEARVVPLAVAGAFHTKIMQPADDRLRDALSTVEMKAPEIPVISNVDASIHTDPDDLKDVLVRQVISPVRWEDSIRSMLDQGIDEFYEIGPGRVLAGLLKRIQRKIPCTVINDS
- the acpP gene encoding acyl carrier protein produces the protein MDEKVIAIVSEQLSVSEDEITKESNFIDDLQADSLDLVELGMKFEEEFGVTIPDEDYETLKTVGDAIDYIKQRESA
- the fabF gene encoding beta-ketoacyl-ACP synthase II, with amino-acid sequence MLKRVVVTGLGVVTSLGCEVSEFWDQICAAKSGVSTIRRFDCSNFKVKFGGEVQNFNLVEHMDLLEKEVRRLDRFVQFGMAAAQKAINDAGIDFTAGDPYTHGVLVGSGIGGLNEIEQQHSVLFDRGPTRVSPLMIPKLMVNAASGNISVRWKLKGPNSAVATACASATNAIGDAYRLIQHGQANVMVTGGSEAALTPMGLSGFARMQALSTRNEDPGSASRPFDQGRDGFVMAEGAGIAILEEYEHAKARGANIIAEVLGYGMSADGSHMTAPDPEGRGAARAMSGSLKDAGLNPDSIQYVNAHGTSTPLGDKAETYAIKSVYGDHAHKFAVSSTKSQMGHLLGASGGVEFVISALAIRDQVAPPTINLDNPDPACDLDYVPNEARDMPIQRVMTNSFGFGGHNACLILGKV